One part of the Mauremys mutica isolate MM-2020 ecotype Southern chromosome 21, ASM2049712v1, whole genome shotgun sequence genome encodes these proteins:
- the WNT4 gene encoding protein Wnt-4 isoform X2 gives MLFLTASTPLGPESEAAFSVLHIISNRYSTGQILPSVTPVQPRHQRYLAKLSSVGSISEEETCEKLKGLIQRQVQMCKRNLEVMDSVRRGAQLAIEECQYQFRNRRWNCSTLDTLPVFGKVVTQGTREAAFVYAISSAGVAFAVTRACSSGELEKCGCDRTVHGVSPQGFQWSGCSDNIAYGVAFSQSFVDVRERSKGASSSRALMNLHNNEAGRKAILNNMRVECKCHGVSGSCEVKTCWKAMPPFRKVGNMLKEKFDGATEVEQRKIGSTKVLVPKNSQFKPHTDEDLVYLDSSPDFCDHDLKNGVLGTSGRQCNKTSKAIDGCELMCCGRGFHTDEVEVVERCSCKFHWCCFVKCKQCHRVVEMHTCR, from the exons ATGCTTTTTCTGACTGCCAGCACTCCCCTGGGACCTGAGAGTGAAGCTGCGTTCTCTGTCTTGCACATCATTAGTAATAGGTATTCCACAGGCCAGATTCTTCCTTCAGTGACACCTGTGCAGCCCAGACACCAGAG GTACCTGGCAAAGCTGTCCTCAGTGGGGAGTATTTCCGAGGAAGAGACCTGTGAGAAACTGAAAGGGTTAATCCAGCGCCAAGTGCAGATGTGCAAGAGGAACTTGGAGGTGATGGACTCGGTGCGtcggggagcccagctggccaTTGAGGAGTGCCAGTACCAATTCCGTAACCGTCGCTGGAACTGCTCCACGCTGGACACCCTGCCGGTCTTTGGCAAGGTAGTGACACAAG GGACACGGGAAGCAGCGTTTGTGTATGCCATCTCCTCAGCGGGGGTGGCCTTTGCAGTGACTCGAGCCTGCAGCAGTGGAGAGCTGGAGAAGTGTGGCTGTGATCGGACTGTGCATGGTGTCAGTCCTCAGG GCTTCCAGTGGTCTGGCTGTTCTGATAACATCGCCTACGGAGTGGCCTTCTcacagtctttcgttgatgtccGGGAGAGAAGCAAAGGTGCCTCCTCCAGCAGGGCGCTCATGAACCTCCATAATAATGAGGCTGGAAGGAAG GCTATCCTGAACAACATGCGGGTGGAGTGCAAATGCCATGGTGTGTCAGGCTCATGCGAGGTGAAGACCTGCTGGAAAGCAATGCCTCCCTTCCGCAAAGTGGGCAATATGTTAAAGGAGAAATTTGATGGGGCCACAGAAGTTGAGCAGAGAAAGATCGGCTCCACCAAAGTCCTGGTGCCAAAAAACTCCCAGTTCAAACCACACACGGATGAGGACCTGGTCTACCTGGACTCCAGCCCTGACTTCTGTGATCATGACCTAAAGAATGGGGTCCTGGGGACCAGTGGCCGGCAATGCAACAAGACTTCCAAAGCTATTGATGGCTGTGAGCTTATGTGCTGTGGGAGGGGCTTTCACACAGACGAAGTGGAGGTGGTGGAAAGGTGCAGTTGCAAGTTCCACTGGTGCTGCTTTGTCAAATGTAAACAGTGCCACCGAGTGGTAGAAATGCATACGTGCCGGTGA
- the WNT4 gene encoding protein Wnt-4 isoform X5 — MCKRNLEVMDSVRRGAQLAIEECQYQFRNRRWNCSTLDTLPVFGKVVTQGTREAAFVYAISSAGVAFAVTRACSSGELEKCGCDRTVHGVSPQGFQWSGCSDNIAYGVAFSQSFVDVRERSKGASSSRALMNLHNNEAGRKAILNNMRVECKCHGVSGSCEVKTCWKAMPPFRKVGNMLKEKFDGATEVEQRKIGSTKVLVPKNSQFKPHTDEDLVYLDSSPDFCDHDLKNGVLGTSGRQCNKTSKAIDGCELMCCGRGFHTDEVEVVERCSCKFHWCCFVKCKQCHRVVEMHTCR, encoded by the exons ATGTGCAAGAGGAACTTGGAGGTGATGGACTCGGTGCGtcggggagcccagctggccaTTGAGGAGTGCCAGTACCAATTCCGTAACCGTCGCTGGAACTGCTCCACGCTGGACACCCTGCCGGTCTTTGGCAAGGTAGTGACACAAG GGACACGGGAAGCAGCGTTTGTGTATGCCATCTCCTCAGCGGGGGTGGCCTTTGCAGTGACTCGAGCCTGCAGCAGTGGAGAGCTGGAGAAGTGTGGCTGTGATCGGACTGTGCATGGTGTCAGTCCTCAGG GCTTCCAGTGGTCTGGCTGTTCTGATAACATCGCCTACGGAGTGGCCTTCTcacagtctttcgttgatgtccGGGAGAGAAGCAAAGGTGCCTCCTCCAGCAGGGCGCTCATGAACCTCCATAATAATGAGGCTGGAAGGAAG GCTATCCTGAACAACATGCGGGTGGAGTGCAAATGCCATGGTGTGTCAGGCTCATGCGAGGTGAAGACCTGCTGGAAAGCAATGCCTCCCTTCCGCAAAGTGGGCAATATGTTAAAGGAGAAATTTGATGGGGCCACAGAAGTTGAGCAGAGAAAGATCGGCTCCACCAAAGTCCTGGTGCCAAAAAACTCCCAGTTCAAACCACACACGGATGAGGACCTGGTCTACCTGGACTCCAGCCCTGACTTCTGTGATCATGACCTAAAGAATGGGGTCCTGGGGACCAGTGGCCGGCAATGCAACAAGACTTCCAAAGCTATTGATGGCTGTGAGCTTATGTGCTGTGGGAGGGGCTTTCACACAGACGAAGTGGAGGTGGTGGAAAGGTGCAGTTGCAAGTTCCACTGGTGCTGCTTTGTCAAATGTAAACAGTGCCACCGAGTGGTAGAAATGCATACGTGCCGGTGA
- the WNT4 gene encoding protein Wnt-4 isoform X3 has translation MTWLDSFSNRSGATARSPERATGGDAFGKQVLCNCRYLAKLSSVGSISEEETCEKLKGLIQRQVQMCKRNLEVMDSVRRGAQLAIEECQYQFRNRRWNCSTLDTLPVFGKVVTQGTREAAFVYAISSAGVAFAVTRACSSGELEKCGCDRTVHGVSPQGFQWSGCSDNIAYGVAFSQSFVDVRERSKGASSSRALMNLHNNEAGRKAILNNMRVECKCHGVSGSCEVKTCWKAMPPFRKVGNMLKEKFDGATEVEQRKIGSTKVLVPKNSQFKPHTDEDLVYLDSSPDFCDHDLKNGVLGTSGRQCNKTSKAIDGCELMCCGRGFHTDEVEVVERCSCKFHWCCFVKCKQCHRVVEMHTCR, from the exons ATGACCTGGCTGGATTCCTTCAGCAACAGATCTGGTGCTACAGCGAGGTCTCCTgaaagagctacaggaggagATGCGTTTGGAAAGCAGGTTCTGTGTAACTGTAG GTACCTGGCAAAGCTGTCCTCAGTGGGGAGTATTTCCGAGGAAGAGACCTGTGAGAAACTGAAAGGGTTAATCCAGCGCCAAGTGCAGATGTGCAAGAGGAACTTGGAGGTGATGGACTCGGTGCGtcggggagcccagctggccaTTGAGGAGTGCCAGTACCAATTCCGTAACCGTCGCTGGAACTGCTCCACGCTGGACACCCTGCCGGTCTTTGGCAAGGTAGTGACACAAG GGACACGGGAAGCAGCGTTTGTGTATGCCATCTCCTCAGCGGGGGTGGCCTTTGCAGTGACTCGAGCCTGCAGCAGTGGAGAGCTGGAGAAGTGTGGCTGTGATCGGACTGTGCATGGTGTCAGTCCTCAGG GCTTCCAGTGGTCTGGCTGTTCTGATAACATCGCCTACGGAGTGGCCTTCTcacagtctttcgttgatgtccGGGAGAGAAGCAAAGGTGCCTCCTCCAGCAGGGCGCTCATGAACCTCCATAATAATGAGGCTGGAAGGAAG GCTATCCTGAACAACATGCGGGTGGAGTGCAAATGCCATGGTGTGTCAGGCTCATGCGAGGTGAAGACCTGCTGGAAAGCAATGCCTCCCTTCCGCAAAGTGGGCAATATGTTAAAGGAGAAATTTGATGGGGCCACAGAAGTTGAGCAGAGAAAGATCGGCTCCACCAAAGTCCTGGTGCCAAAAAACTCCCAGTTCAAACCACACACGGATGAGGACCTGGTCTACCTGGACTCCAGCCCTGACTTCTGTGATCATGACCTAAAGAATGGGGTCCTGGGGACCAGTGGCCGGCAATGCAACAAGACTTCCAAAGCTATTGATGGCTGTGAGCTTATGTGCTGTGGGAGGGGCTTTCACACAGACGAAGTGGAGGTGGTGGAAAGGTGCAGTTGCAAGTTCCACTGGTGCTGCTTTGTCAAATGTAAACAGTGCCACCGAGTGGTAGAAATGCATACGTGCCGGTGA
- the WNT4 gene encoding protein Wnt-4 isoform X4: protein MSPQYSLRSLLLVILAAFSANASNWLYLAKLSSVGSISEEETCEKLKGLIQRQVQMCKRNLEVMDSVRRGAQLAIEECQYQFRNRRWNCSTLDTLPVFGKVVTQGTREAAFVYAISSAGVAFAVTRACSSGELEKCGCDRTVHGVSPQGFQWSGCSDNIAYGVAFSQSFVDVRERSKGASSSRALMNLHNNEAGRKAILNNMRVECKCHGVSGSCEVKTCWKAMPPFRKVGNMLKEKFDGATEVEQRKIGSTKVLVPKNSQFKPHTDEDLVYLDSSPDFCDHDLKNGVLGTSGRQCNKTSKAIDGCELMCCGRGFHTDEVEVVERCSCKFHWCCFVKCKQCHRVVEMHTCR from the exons GTACCTGGCAAAGCTGTCCTCAGTGGGGAGTATTTCCGAGGAAGAGACCTGTGAGAAACTGAAAGGGTTAATCCAGCGCCAAGTGCAGATGTGCAAGAGGAACTTGGAGGTGATGGACTCGGTGCGtcggggagcccagctggccaTTGAGGAGTGCCAGTACCAATTCCGTAACCGTCGCTGGAACTGCTCCACGCTGGACACCCTGCCGGTCTTTGGCAAGGTAGTGACACAAG GGACACGGGAAGCAGCGTTTGTGTATGCCATCTCCTCAGCGGGGGTGGCCTTTGCAGTGACTCGAGCCTGCAGCAGTGGAGAGCTGGAGAAGTGTGGCTGTGATCGGACTGTGCATGGTGTCAGTCCTCAGG GCTTCCAGTGGTCTGGCTGTTCTGATAACATCGCCTACGGAGTGGCCTTCTcacagtctttcgttgatgtccGGGAGAGAAGCAAAGGTGCCTCCTCCAGCAGGGCGCTCATGAACCTCCATAATAATGAGGCTGGAAGGAAG GCTATCCTGAACAACATGCGGGTGGAGTGCAAATGCCATGGTGTGTCAGGCTCATGCGAGGTGAAGACCTGCTGGAAAGCAATGCCTCCCTTCCGCAAAGTGGGCAATATGTTAAAGGAGAAATTTGATGGGGCCACAGAAGTTGAGCAGAGAAAGATCGGCTCCACCAAAGTCCTGGTGCCAAAAAACTCCCAGTTCAAACCACACACGGATGAGGACCTGGTCTACCTGGACTCCAGCCCTGACTTCTGTGATCATGACCTAAAGAATGGGGTCCTGGGGACCAGTGGCCGGCAATGCAACAAGACTTCCAAAGCTATTGATGGCTGTGAGCTTATGTGCTGTGGGAGGGGCTTTCACACAGACGAAGTGGAGGTGGTGGAAAGGTGCAGTTGCAAGTTCCACTGGTGCTGCTTTGTCAAATGTAAACAGTGCCACCGAGTGGTAGAAATGCATACGTGCCGGTGA
- the WNT4 gene encoding protein Wnt-4 isoform X1 codes for MLRYWTPLFFPCQVERVLWQGSLANTGYLAKLSSVGSISEEETCEKLKGLIQRQVQMCKRNLEVMDSVRRGAQLAIEECQYQFRNRRWNCSTLDTLPVFGKVVTQGTREAAFVYAISSAGVAFAVTRACSSGELEKCGCDRTVHGVSPQGFQWSGCSDNIAYGVAFSQSFVDVRERSKGASSSRALMNLHNNEAGRKAILNNMRVECKCHGVSGSCEVKTCWKAMPPFRKVGNMLKEKFDGATEVEQRKIGSTKVLVPKNSQFKPHTDEDLVYLDSSPDFCDHDLKNGVLGTSGRQCNKTSKAIDGCELMCCGRGFHTDEVEVVERCSCKFHWCCFVKCKQCHRVVEMHTCR; via the exons GTACCTGGCAAAGCTGTCCTCAGTGGGGAGTATTTCCGAGGAAGAGACCTGTGAGAAACTGAAAGGGTTAATCCAGCGCCAAGTGCAGATGTGCAAGAGGAACTTGGAGGTGATGGACTCGGTGCGtcggggagcccagctggccaTTGAGGAGTGCCAGTACCAATTCCGTAACCGTCGCTGGAACTGCTCCACGCTGGACACCCTGCCGGTCTTTGGCAAGGTAGTGACACAAG GGACACGGGAAGCAGCGTTTGTGTATGCCATCTCCTCAGCGGGGGTGGCCTTTGCAGTGACTCGAGCCTGCAGCAGTGGAGAGCTGGAGAAGTGTGGCTGTGATCGGACTGTGCATGGTGTCAGTCCTCAGG GCTTCCAGTGGTCTGGCTGTTCTGATAACATCGCCTACGGAGTGGCCTTCTcacagtctttcgttgatgtccGGGAGAGAAGCAAAGGTGCCTCCTCCAGCAGGGCGCTCATGAACCTCCATAATAATGAGGCTGGAAGGAAG GCTATCCTGAACAACATGCGGGTGGAGTGCAAATGCCATGGTGTGTCAGGCTCATGCGAGGTGAAGACCTGCTGGAAAGCAATGCCTCCCTTCCGCAAAGTGGGCAATATGTTAAAGGAGAAATTTGATGGGGCCACAGAAGTTGAGCAGAGAAAGATCGGCTCCACCAAAGTCCTGGTGCCAAAAAACTCCCAGTTCAAACCACACACGGATGAGGACCTGGTCTACCTGGACTCCAGCCCTGACTTCTGTGATCATGACCTAAAGAATGGGGTCCTGGGGACCAGTGGCCGGCAATGCAACAAGACTTCCAAAGCTATTGATGGCTGTGAGCTTATGTGCTGTGGGAGGGGCTTTCACACAGACGAAGTGGAGGTGGTGGAAAGGTGCAGTTGCAAGTTCCACTGGTGCTGCTTTGTCAAATGTAAACAGTGCCACCGAGTGGTAGAAATGCATACGTGCCGGTGA